Proteins encoded in a region of the Gemmatimonadaceae bacterium genome:
- a CDS encoding CoA-binding protein has protein sequence MRTLPTSIDQFLRARRIAVAGVSRDPRQPANAIFRRLRDSGHDVVPVNPNANALEGATCYPDLASIPGEVDALMMAAHPATGVALVREGAARGVRAVWFHRSIGDGSVSAEAVAEAERLGLQAIVGGCPMMYCEPVDPFHRCMCAVLRWTGRVPS, from the coding sequence ATGCGAACTCTCCCCACATCCATAGATCAGTTCCTCCGCGCCCGCCGCATCGCCGTCGCCGGCGTATCGCGCGATCCGCGCCAGCCCGCCAATGCCATCTTCCGCCGCCTGCGCGACAGCGGGCATGACGTGGTGCCGGTCAATCCGAACGCCAACGCACTGGAAGGGGCAACCTGCTACCCCGACCTGGCATCCATTCCCGGCGAGGTCGATGCGCTGATGATGGCGGCGCACCCGGCCACCGGCGTGGCGCTCGTGCGCGAGGGGGCGGCGCGCGGCGTGCGCGCGGTCTGGTTCCATCGCTCCATCGGCGATGGCAGCGTCTCGGCCGAAGCGGTCGCCGAGGCGGAGCGGCTCGGGCTGCAGGCCATCGTCGGCGGCTGCCCGATGATGTACTGCGAGCCGGTGGACCCGTTCCATCGCTGCATGTGCGCCGTGCTGCGCTGGACGGGGCGCGTACCGTCGTAG